A genomic segment from Triticum dicoccoides isolate Atlit2015 ecotype Zavitan chromosome 1A, WEW_v2.0, whole genome shotgun sequence encodes:
- the LOC119355492 gene encoding uncharacterized protein LOC119355492 — translation MAAADADAAKLSVSFQAFAALLDCCAAAGGDCDGILLGRAALPPSFPDDDPAPTLPIYVTGHSSLARRSVLSNALDCFKPYSPARPGTATVGFFSSRRSAWATRRPSMREAAVARSLSKSLALTHPVVFLLLAPSVASDLSIHSFDHRAFLLVDSRLVPTSLTIVNVGPRFRGQYQCHTFTAESTMPWLPPPRANIGEQATEAEEMYSGMLRRLERLAQEAEEGNKRLLRKENKNLLGRRKFAWLK, via the coding sequence atggccgccgccgacgccgacgccgctaAGCTCTCCGTCTCCTTTCAGGCCTTCGCGGCGCTCCTCGACTGCTGTGCGGCCGCTGGCGGGGACTGCGACGGGATACTCCTCGGCCGTGCCGccctccccccttccttccccGACGACGATCCCGCCCCAACCCTACCCATCTACGTCACCGGCCACTCGTCGCTCGCCCGACGCTCCGTCCTCTCCAACGCACTCGACTGCTTCAAGCCCTACTCCCCCGCCCGCCCGGGCACGGCCACCGTCGGCTTCTTCTCCTCCCGCCGCAGCGCGTGGGCGACGCGCCGCCCCTCCATGCGCGAGGCCGCCGTCGCCCGCTCCCTCTCCAAATCTCTGGCCCTCACCCACCCTGTCGTGTTTCTCCTCTTAGCCCCCTCTGTCGCCTCCGACCTCTCCATCCACTCTTTCGACCACCGCGCCTTCCTCCTTGTTGATTCCCGCCTCGTCCCCACCTCCCTCACGATCGTCAACGTGGGTCCGCGTTTCCGGGGCCAGTACCAGTGCCACACCTTCACGGCGGAGTCGACAATGCCGTGGCTGCCGCCTCCCCGAGCAAACATCGGAGAGCAAGCAACCGAGGCGGAGGAGATGTATTCCGGGATGCTAAGGAGGTTGGAGAGGCTTGCTCAGGAGGCGGAGGAGGGCAATAAGCGGCTGCTCCGTAAG